In the genome of Oscillospiraceae bacterium, one region contains:
- a CDS encoding DUF402 domain-containing protein gives MKRKRLDRDIWTSITSKRYIQKQIKNSDFNGIVSLLYIDDVSTASRWKYPDKEITVCDKGMKWLQIMPFDEYYVITAMINDQSNINIWYIDMIANKGFSEDNVAFFDDLYLDLTVRPNGDIDIDDMDELEDALKQNDITDDLFNLALSTKEKLQKGILTDIPKFNDFCIKLMLDIENINLL, from the coding sequence ATGAAACGAAAACGTCTTGACAGAGATATTTGGACATCCATAACATCAAAAAGATATATTCAGAAACAGATAAAAAATAGTGACTTCAATGGAATTGTTTCTCTTTTATATATTGATGATGTTTCTACTGCTTCGCGATGGAAATATCCTGATAAAGAAATAACAGTATGCGACAAGGGAATGAAATGGCTTCAAATCATGCCCTTTGATGAATACTATGTTATAACAGCCATGATTAACGATCAAAGCAACATAAATATATGGTATATTGATATGATAGCAAATAAGGGTTTTTCCGAAGATAACGTCGCCTTTTTTGATGATCTTTATTTGGATCTGACTGTACGGCCGAACGGTGATATAGATATTGATGATATGGACGAGCTCGAAGACGCACTCAAGCAAAATGATATTACTGATGATTTATTTAATTTGGCATTAAGTACGAAGGAAAAACTTCAAAAAGGTATATTAACGGATATACCGAAATTCAACGATTTTTGCATTAAGCTCATGCTTGATATAGAAAACATCAATTTACTATAA
- a CDS encoding ABC transporter ATP-binding protein, which translates to MMGPPLPPPGGGRGRFEYKKVTPPKSFKDLSRYLNELVGGFFFRLFYIFRLVWETGPWILFVMLFMSVFNGVMPVIGALISKNILNMFQNVMTDKTIDFNTILIMFVFLFLYRIINNVMSRLNNIFTSISGERVVDYIKRKIMNKAKTVDLSSFDRPEFYEKLENANREAGSRPIAIMSSTFGIVSTLISMISFIVILASISPLATLVIIAISVPSAIINFVYRKKTFTYMRRRSKERRQMGYFSGLLVDKDLAKELKLFDLSDGFIDRYKKVFKEYFSGIKKLIINEGLWHAGLSVISSTVNFLFYVFIGYKVYLGNIMIGDYSLYTNALQQVANGVSSLISITSSIYEGTLFIDNMIEFMNEKQTIVPRLMPPVVLSHGMSHTVEFKNVSFRYPGTQRDVLKNISTVFRPGESVVLVGLNGSGKTTLIKLLTRLYDPTEGEILLDGRNIKDYDLKSLYKTFGIIFQDFGKYAVTASENITFGDVRHEFDLQAVKEAARQSNADDFIEKLNSGYETPLMRIFEADGAELSGGQWQKLAIARAFYSNSDILILDEPTASLDPLAEQEIFNQFDNLRKGKTTLFVSHRLSSATTASKILVLQNGVLIEEGRHSELMAKNGVYNLLFTTQAKRYIDADNNNPQAESADLPQEKAFEKTAGENEEVNNFSNIHKPEQE; encoded by the coding sequence ATGATGGGACCTCCTCTACCACCGCCCGGCGGCGGACGCGGACGATTTGAATATAAAAAGGTTACACCGCCCAAATCGTTTAAAGATCTCTCGAGATATTTAAACGAGCTTGTCGGCGGGTTTTTCTTCCGGCTTTTCTATATATTCAGGCTTGTATGGGAAACCGGGCCATGGATATTGTTTGTAATGCTGTTTATGTCGGTTTTCAACGGCGTTATGCCGGTCATAGGTGCTCTTATATCAAAAAATATACTGAACATGTTTCAAAACGTCATGACCGACAAAACAATCGACTTCAACACGATTCTTATTATGTTTGTTTTTCTTTTCCTGTACAGAATCATCAACAATGTTATGTCAAGGTTGAATAACATTTTTACAAGTATATCAGGTGAACGGGTCGTTGATTATATAAAGAGAAAAATAATGAACAAAGCAAAAACCGTCGATCTTTCTTCCTTTGACCGTCCCGAATTCTATGAAAAGCTTGAAAATGCAAACAGAGAAGCGGGCAGCCGCCCGATAGCCATAATGAGTTCGACCTTCGGTATAGTGTCGACGCTTATCAGTATGATAAGCTTTATCGTAATTCTCGCCTCAATAAGCCCTCTTGCGACACTGGTTATAATTGCGATATCCGTTCCATCCGCTATAATCAACTTTGTATACCGCAAAAAAACATTTACTTATATGCGCCGCCGCTCTAAGGAACGGCGTCAGATGGGTTATTTTTCCGGGCTGCTTGTCGACAAGGATCTTGCAAAGGAGCTCAAGCTCTTTGATTTGTCCGACGGCTTTATCGACAGATATAAGAAAGTCTTTAAGGAATACTTCTCCGGAATTAAAAAGCTTATAATCAACGAAGGGCTTTGGCATGCCGGTCTTTCTGTCATTTCCTCTACGGTCAACTTTCTTTTTTACGTCTTTATCGGCTATAAAGTATATTTAGGCAATATTATGATTGGCGATTATTCGCTGTATACCAACGCGCTTCAGCAAGTTGCGAACGGCGTTTCTTCGCTTATATCGATAACATCGAGCATATATGAAGGCACTCTTTTCATCGACAACATGATCGAATTCATGAACGAAAAACAGACCATCGTCCCCCGTCTTATGCCTCCTGTTGTCCTTTCGCACGGAATGTCTCATACGGTTGAATTTAAAAACGTCAGCTTCAGATACCCCGGAACACAGCGGGATGTTCTTAAAAACATTTCGACCGTATTCCGTCCGGGCGAATCAGTCGTGCTGGTCGGTCTGAACGGTTCAGGCAAAACAACTCTTATAAAGCTGTTAACACGTCTTTATGATCCGACAGAGGGAGAAATCCTGCTCGACGGGCGGAATATAAAAGACTATGACCTTAAATCTCTTTATAAAACATTTGGCATCATTTTCCAGGATTTCGGAAAATATGCCGTTACCGCATCGGAAAACATAACCTTCGGTGATGTGCGCCACGAATTTGATCTTCAGGCAGTAAAAGAAGCCGCCCGCCAAAGCAACGCGGACGACTTTATAGAAAAGTTAAACAGCGGATATGAAACGCCTTTGATGAGGATCTTCGAAGCCGACGGAGCGGAGTTATCCGGCGGGCAATGGCAAAAGCTTGCGATTGCCAGGGCTTTTTATTCTAATTCCGATATATTGATACTCGACGAACCCACAGCATCGCTTGATCCGCTTGCGGAGCAGGAAATATTCAATCAATTTGATAATCTTCGCAAAGGCAAAACGACGCTTTTTGTCTCTCACAGGCTTTCGAGCGCGACAACCGCATCGAAAATTCTTGTGCTTCAAAATGGCGTACTGATCGAGGAGGGCAGACACTCCGAGCTGATGGCGAAAAACGGAGTATATAACCTTCTCTTTACAACGCAGGCAAAAAGGTATATCGACGCGGATAACAATAACCCTCAGGCGGAATCCGCCGATTTACCGCAGGAAAAGGCTTTTGAAAAAACAGCCGGGGAAAATGAAGAGGTTAACAATTTTTCAAATATCCATAAGCCAGAACAGGAATGA
- a CDS encoding 16S rRNA pseudouridine(516) synthase, with product MKNIRLDKLLSEMGICSRKEAGRIARNGSITVNGDIYKDSSEIIDISSEIRVMGERIEYDPCPLFMMNKPAGLICAADDPRERTVFELLGERERRMELFTVGRLDKDTTGLLILTNDGALAHKLLSPKKHVDKIYDVTSDLEFSENDVAAFKEGVFIDRETKTLPALLQIDSIDPHKALLTIREGKFHQIKRMLNAVDKNVTALKRVCFAGIPLDPSLPEGAFRHLTKEEADMLINR from the coding sequence ATGAAAAATATCCGGCTCGACAAGCTTTTATCCGAAATGGGGATCTGCTCTCGGAAGGAAGCGGGACGAATTGCCCGAAACGGCAGTATTACCGTTAACGGTGACATATATAAAGATTCCTCCGAAATAATTGACATATCTTCCGAAATCCGCGTTATGGGTGAACGGATCGAATACGATCCTTGCCCGCTTTTTATGATGAATAAGCCGGCAGGGTTAATATGCGCGGCGGATGATCCGCGGGAAAGGACTGTATTCGAGCTTCTGGGAGAACGGGAAAGGCGAATGGAGCTTTTCACGGTGGGCAGACTTGACAAAGACACCACAGGTCTTTTGATCCTCACCAACGACGGCGCTCTTGCTCACAAGCTTCTTTCTCCTAAAAAGCATGTAGACAAAATATATGACGTCACGAGTGATTTGGAGTTTTCTGAAAACGATGTTGCCGCGTTCAAAGAAGGCGTTTTTATTGACCGCGAAACCAAGACCCTTCCCGCCTTGCTTCAAATCGACAGCATCGATCCGCATAAAGCCCTTCTCACAATAAGAGAGGGTAAATTTCATCAAATTAAACGTATGTTAAACGCGGTGGACAAAAATGTAACCGCATTGAAAAGAGTATGCTTTGCCGGAATACCACTGGATCCTTCCCTTCCTGAAGGCGCGTTCAGGCACCTTACCAAAGAAGAAGCCGATATGCTTATAAACAGATAA
- a CDS encoding YabP/YqfC family sporulation protein — translation MRKAAVIGPEQLYDEKLIYIHGRTRLLMEGCKKVVFCDETTVKLLCGFNVTIHGDGLKIMHLGNGNVAVDGRISSVSFSDDELRTVRE, via the coding sequence ATGCGTAAGGCAGCAGTTATAGGTCCGGAACAATTATATGATGAAAAGCTTATATACATTCATGGAAGGACGCGCCTTCTGATGGAGGGATGTAAAAAAGTCGTTTTCTGCGATGAAACCACAGTAAAGCTTTTGTGCGGATTTAATGTCACCATCCATGGGGATGGCCTGAAAATAATGCATCTCGGAAACGGAAATGTGGCGGTTGACGGGAGAATATCATCAGTCAGTTTTTCCGATGATGAGCTTCGGACGGTGCGTGAATGA
- a CDS encoding sporulation protein YqfD, whose translation MKKPKSKDNKKAIKDKENKDKKLRSFFPGFTALAAGYSELLITGKKPERVLNLAIAHNIDVIYAQGYNDSIKIAVTLSDSARIIELCKAENMLGAVISENKHGLRPFFLKYKRRIGLFAGIIFLIFSLYLSTLFIWCVKIEGNVSLTEEQLRDMIRKSGICEGGLARSVDPDAFRLTLITEHPEIAFAAVTISGTTAYIQIAERTPPPAKRDISLPINLVASRSGIIRKTIVIRGTAAVKAGQYVKEGELLVSGITALKNSAFRIVRAEGKIYGETCHAPEFTVPTQADVKVFTGREMTVSSLDILGSQIPLYLNGTCSFEDYDVMRFRDEAFLFDIIELPFGIMNRVFLEYEIKREWISPQRAQDIAYDLLAAYIKNKLTGAEIISKETEITCSDTDGSVTLRASINCIEDIAVEKEFTIGQ comes from the coding sequence ATGAAAAAGCCAAAAAGCAAAGATAATAAAAAAGCAATAAAAGATAAAGAAAATAAAGATAAAAAGCTGCGCAGCTTTTTCCCGGGATTTACCGCGCTTGCCGCCGGTTATTCTGAGCTGTTAATAACCGGAAAGAAACCGGAAAGAGTATTGAATCTGGCGATAGCGCATAATATCGACGTTATATACGCGCAGGGATACAATGATTCCATCAAAATAGCCGTGACTCTTTCGGATTCGGCACGCATCATTGAGCTGTGTAAAGCAGAAAATATGCTCGGAGCCGTCATATCTGAAAATAAGCACGGCTTGAGACCGTTTTTTCTTAAATACAAAAGAAGGATCGGGCTGTTCGCAGGGATTATTTTTCTGATTTTTTCATTATACTTATCGACATTATTCATCTGGTGTGTTAAAATAGAAGGGAATGTAAGTTTAACCGAAGAACAGCTTCGGGATATGATACGCAAAAGCGGCATATGTGAAGGCGGTTTGGCGAGATCTGTCGATCCTGACGCGTTCCGCTTGACGCTTATTACGGAGCACCCGGAAATTGCATTTGCCGCCGTCACAATAAGCGGCACCACCGCATATATACAGATAGCCGAACGCACTCCACCGCCAGCAAAGCGCGACATCTCACTCCCGATAAATCTTGTGGCCTCTCGCAGCGGTATAATCAGAAAAACAATCGTCATACGCGGTACCGCCGCAGTAAAGGCCGGACAATACGTAAAAGAAGGCGAGCTTCTCGTCAGCGGCATAACCGCACTGAAGAACAGCGCATTCCGCATTGTCCGCGCCGAGGGAAAGATATATGGGGAAACCTGTCATGCGCCTGAATTCACCGTTCCTACCCAGGCGGACGTAAAGGTTTTTACCGGAAGAGAGATGACGGTTTCTTCTCTCGATATTCTCGGCTCTCAAATACCGTTATATCTGAACGGAACATGCAGTTTTGAGGATTATGATGTCATGCGTTTCCGGGATGAGGCGTTTTTATTTGACATAATAGAGCTTCCGTTCGGAATTATGAACCGTGTTTTTTTGGAATATGAAATAAAACGTGAATGGATATCACCTCAAAGAGCGCAGGACATAGCATATGACCTTCTTGCTGCATATATCAAAAACAAACTCACCGGCGCCGAAATAATAAGTAAGGAAACGGAAATAACCTGTTCTGACACGGACGGCTCCGTCACTCTTCGAGCTTCAATCAACTGTATCGAGGATATAGCTGTAGAAAAGGAATTTACGATAGGACAATGA
- a CDS encoding PhoH family protein yields MAERVIYIDSTERIAEIFGSRDANASIIERELNVVLINRDIEIKITGNDKSVSDAEQVISYLDKLLKLSGQLTEQNVQYAVSLIKDGNGALLDKISTDVLCISAKGKPIKPKTLGQKEYIDAIKDNTITLGIGPAGTGKTFLAVAMAISALRRKEVNKLIITRPAVEAGERLGFLPGDIQSKIDPYLRPLYDALYELMGYEGFQRQYEKGIIEVAPLAYMRGRTLDDSFIILDEAQNTTPEQMKMFLTRLGFNSKMVVNGDITQIDLPAGTRSGLKDVMRILKDIRDIKIITLTSRDVVRHSLVSKIVEAYEKHAAEKARYKPDADGAERWGKAQGRASGASFTGAKKYIKTK; encoded by the coding sequence ATGGCTGAAAGAGTCATATATATTGACAGCACGGAAAGAATAGCGGAAATATTCGGCAGCCGGGATGCGAACGCGTCAATAATCGAACGGGAATTAAATGTCGTTTTAATAAACCGCGATATCGAAATAAAAATAACAGGCAATGATAAATCCGTTTCCGACGCGGAACAAGTCATATCTTATCTCGATAAGCTTCTAAAGCTTTCCGGTCAGCTTACAGAGCAAAATGTTCAATATGCCGTAAGCCTGATCAAAGACGGAAACGGCGCTCTTCTTGATAAAATCAGTACGGACGTGCTCTGCATATCAGCGAAGGGTAAGCCTATAAAGCCCAAAACTCTCGGCCAGAAGGAATATATCGACGCCATAAAGGACAACACGATCACACTCGGAATAGGTCCGGCCGGAACCGGAAAAACCTTTCTCGCGGTCGCGATGGCTATATCGGCACTTCGCCGTAAAGAGGTCAATAAACTTATTATCACACGTCCCGCCGTCGAAGCCGGAGAAAGGCTCGGCTTTTTGCCCGGTGATATTCAAAGCAAAATCGACCCTTATTTGAGGCCGCTGTACGATGCGCTCTATGAGCTTATGGGGTACGAGGGCTTTCAAAGGCAATATGAAAAAGGCATAATTGAGGTCGCTCCGCTCGCATATATGCGCGGACGAACTCTCGATGATTCCTTTATAATACTGGATGAAGCGCAGAATACGACGCCGGAACAAATGAAAATGTTTCTCACACGTTTGGGCTTTAACTCGAAAATGGTCGTAAACGGTGACATAACTCAGATCGATCTCCCCGCCGGTACACGCAGCGGCCTTAAAGACGTAATGAGGATATTGAAGGATATCCGCGATATTAAAATAATAACTCTCACCTCGCGCGATGTCGTGCGGCACAGCCTTGTCAGTAAAATCGTCGAAGCATACGAAAAGCACGCGGCAGAAAAGGCACGTTATAAGCCTGACGCTGACGGCGCGGAAAGATGGGGGAAAGCCCAGGGCAGAGCCTCAGGCGCCTCCTTTACCGGAGCAAAAAAATATATAAAGACGAAATGA
- the ybeY gene encoding rRNA maturation RNase YbeY, whose protein sequence is MKHFTDISNRPGCYNPDGAMRKKIREAVDETLNSEKIEFHCIMSVCVVGDDEIKELNNKYRNTDSVTDVLSFPMYGSMDEIRSAPPEDYEPRSRTSGLSIGDIILCESVIKEHAEEYSDSFENELLYMVVHSALHLLGYDHINGGTAAEEMKQKQDSIFEKIRIKYLI, encoded by the coding sequence ATGAAACATTTTACAGATATATCAAACAGACCCGGCTGTTATAACCCGGATGGCGCAATGCGTAAAAAAATTCGGGAAGCCGTAGATGAGACGCTTAATTCAGAAAAAATCGAATTCCATTGCATCATGTCGGTCTGCGTCGTCGGAGACGACGAAATAAAAGAACTGAACAATAAATACAGAAATACGGACAGCGTCACGGATGTTCTTTCGTTTCCAATGTACGGTTCAATGGACGAAATAAGATCCGCGCCGCCGGAAGATTACGAACCCCGTTCAAGAACAAGCGGACTTTCGATCGGCGATATAATATTATGCGAAAGTGTAATAAAAGAACATGCCGAAGAATATTCTGACAGCTTTGAAAACGAGCTGTTATATATGGTTGTTCACTCCGCGCTTCACCTTTTGGGATACGATCATATAAACGGCGGCACGGCAGCCGAAGAAATGAAGCAAAAACAGGATTCAATTTTTGAAAAGATAAGGATTAAATATTTAATATGA
- the era gene encoding GTPase Era gives MTENKITPKAPRTGFVAIVGLPNVGKSTLLNTLLGEKLAAVSKKPQTTRTRITGILTKENIQYVFLDTPGVHRPRTKLGEMMIEEIGTALADVSCVLFVTEPLGQISETERNMLAKLRIQKQNVILLINKIDEFKKSAILTTMDAFSKEFEFASIIPISAKENDGIDIIFKELDPFIGECDWYFPSDMITDMPERRIAEEIIREKLLRLLDQEIPHGTAVVVEEFKDIRGHLLSIRAEIFCEKPSHKAIIIGKDGAMLKKIGTYAREDMEAFFGVKVNLDLWVKVKKNWRDDSSYLNELGFIKKD, from the coding sequence ATGACTGAAAATAAAATTACTCCAAAAGCTCCCCGCACCGGTTTTGTTGCGATTGTGGGACTTCCTAACGTCGGAAAAAGCACGCTTTTAAATACTCTTCTCGGAGAAAAGCTTGCCGCGGTTTCAAAAAAGCCCCAGACCACGCGCACACGCATAACAGGCATACTGACCAAAGAAAATATTCAGTATGTATTTCTTGATACGCCCGGAGTCCACAGACCGAGGACAAAGCTGGGCGAAATGATGATCGAAGAGATAGGAACTGCGCTGGCGGACGTTTCATGCGTTCTTTTTGTAACCGAACCGCTCGGTCAAATCTCGGAAACAGAAAGAAATATGCTGGCAAAGCTTAGAATCCAGAAACAGAACGTTATATTATTGATCAATAAGATTGATGAATTCAAAAAAAGCGCCATACTCACAACAATGGACGCATTTTCCAAGGAATTTGAATTTGCGTCGATAATACCGATCTCCGCAAAGGAAAACGACGGAATAGACATAATATTCAAGGAGCTTGATCCGTTTATAGGTGAGTGTGACTGGTATTTTCCTTCGGATATGATCACCGATATGCCTGAAAGAAGAATTGCCGAGGAAATTATCCGGGAGAAGCTCCTGAGGCTCCTTGATCAGGAGATTCCGCACGGCACCGCTGTCGTCGTAGAGGAATTCAAGGATATAAGAGGTCACCTTCTGTCGATCCGCGCGGAGATATTCTGTGAAAAACCGTCGCATAAGGCGATAATCATAGGCAAAGACGGCGCGATGCTCAAAAAAATCGGAACATACGCACGCGAGGATATGGAAGCCTTTTTCGGAGTGAAGGTAAATCTCGACCTATGGGTCAAGGTAAAGAAAAACTGGCGCGACGACAGCTCCTATCTGAACGAACTCGGATTTATAAAAAAAGATTGA
- the recO gene encoding DNA repair protein RecO gives MPEVVKGLVIRETLAGEYDKLLTVLTETRGKLFFRAYGVRSLINRNSASCRIFSYSEFVLREKNDHYYLSQAQLIKSSLEPGTEFDGMSLAFYFFDLCDYCASDEETCGGMLKMLMNALYIISKGDRPYDLIKAVFELRLMTLLGFMPDMAGCSLCGRDCGVMDEKSAFHLTNGNLRCRDCAAKAARIEIEDIINEGEAIKADDIDSHIVYISPECVRLVTRTISVSENTAYAVNVPMTLLKEFSAFAERYTVNQLERTFDTLKFYKDFKQ, from the coding sequence ATGCCGGAAGTTGTAAAAGGACTCGTAATAAGAGAAACGCTCGCGGGCGAATATGACAAACTGCTTACCGTGCTTACAGAAACACGCGGCAAGCTGTTTTTCCGTGCTTACGGAGTGCGCTCGCTGATCAACCGCAACTCGGCTTCATGCCGGATATTTTCTTATTCAGAATTTGTTCTTCGTGAAAAAAACGACCATTATTATCTCAGCCAGGCACAGCTGATTAAAAGCTCACTAGAACCCGGCACGGAATTCGATGGAATGTCGCTGGCGTTTTACTTTTTCGATCTCTGCGATTACTGCGCCTCCGACGAGGAAACATGCGGCGGAATGCTTAAAATGCTTATGAACGCGCTTTATATCATTTCGAAGGGCGACAGACCATATGATCTGATCAAGGCTGTTTTTGAGCTCAGGCTTATGACGCTGCTTGGCTTCATGCCGGACATGGCCGGATGCAGTCTATGCGGCCGCGACTGCGGCGTTATGGATGAAAAGAGTGCCTTTCACCTGACGAACGGCAATCTTCGGTGCCGTGACTGCGCGGCAAAAGCGGCAAGAATAGAAATTGAGGATATAATCAACGAGGGTGAAGCAATCAAAGCCGACGATATAGATTCACACATCGTGTATATTTCGCCGGAATGCGTGAGACTTGTCACACGTACTATCAGCGTCTCGGAAAATACGGCATACGCTGTAAATGTTCCGATGACGCTTTTAAAAGAATTTTCGGCTTTTGCCGAAAGATATACTGTAAATCAGCTCGAAAGGACATTCGACACACTTAAATTTTATAAGGATTTTAAACAATGA
- a CDS encoding endonuclease MutS2 has product MINSDSFQKALHTLEFDKILDMLCSCCRLESGCERIRKTVPLTDGHEILRLLKQTSEAKALLAVKGAPSMSAHISMPDIVSRAEKGAVLTPGELLRVASMLSSASAIKSFGEKANENSMLFPIFSHMLPNKQLDQSITHAIENEDMISDDASDELNSIRRKIRNSGARIRETLSKYTGGAYSTYLQDNIITIRNGRYVVPVKVEYKNEVKGLVHDTSSSGATVFIEPLAVVELNNDIKMLENEEHREIERILTQLSFDVAAYADSLLLDYMNITEMSVIFAKAELSFKLNAAEPKLNLNGYSHFIKARHPLLEKEKVVPIEIMLGGNFDTLVITGPNTGGKTVSIKTFALLAMMAQSGFHIPADEGSEFCVYKDILCDIGDEQSIEQSLSTFSSHMINIISILKRCGEGSLALFDELGAGTDPVEGAALAVSILEYVKRSGAKCLATTHYAELKTYALETDRVENASCEFDINSLKPTYRLIIGTPGRSNAFLISERLGLDTSIIKHAETLIDTSSLRFEKVVEKLEADRIAMEESRRIAEKQRDETGRMHSDALEERDRLIASAQKELERAKTEATRLIKTAKAQSDAIFIELSELKNKSTDDLLKDDLDAKRAAFRDSLRGIEKEIDNRDMPEPDDDYILPRELVKGDKVLVVLGNDKKKHGVVEKVNGDEASVICGSIRMKLKTKALRLVSGLAAAESNAVKRSATSSLRPSVKSEIDLRGLTGEDAWFSTDKYLDDAILGGLNSVTLIHGKGTGALRKAMWDYLKRDSRVASYRMGAYGEGDSGVTVVEFKKKK; this is encoded by the coding sequence ATGATAAACTCAGACAGCTTTCAAAAAGCGCTTCATACGCTTGAATTTGATAAAATACTTGATATGCTGTGCTCATGCTGCCGGCTCGAATCCGGATGTGAACGGATCAGAAAAACCGTTCCGCTCACAGACGGACATGAGATCCTGCGCCTTTTAAAGCAGACATCCGAAGCAAAGGCTCTGCTTGCCGTAAAGGGTGCGCCTTCCATGTCGGCACACATCAGCATGCCTGATATTGTTTCACGCGCGGAAAAAGGCGCGGTGCTGACTCCGGGAGAGCTTTTACGCGTCGCGTCAATGCTCTCTTCCGCTTCCGCCATAAAGAGCTTCGGTGAAAAAGCGAATGAAAACAGCATGCTGTTCCCTATTTTTTCGCATATGCTTCCGAATAAACAGCTCGATCAGTCGATAACTCATGCAATCGAAAACGAAGATATGATCTCTGACGATGCTTCTGACGAGCTGAATTCTATCAGGCGAAAAATAAGAAACTCCGGAGCACGCATACGCGAAACTCTATCCAAATACACAGGCGGAGCATACTCGACCTATCTCCAGGACAATATTATTACCATACGTAACGGACGATATGTCGTTCCCGTTAAGGTTGAATATAAAAACGAGGTCAAGGGTCTTGTCCACGATACCTCATCCTCAGGAGCCACCGTATTTATCGAACCTCTTGCGGTTGTGGAATTGAATAACGACATCAAAATGCTTGAAAACGAGGAGCATCGCGAAATAGAGCGCATCCTCACACAGCTTTCTTTCGATGTCGCGGCATACGCCGATTCCCTTCTGCTCGACTACATGAATATAACCGAAATGTCTGTTATATTCGCAAAGGCGGAATTGTCCTTTAAGCTTAACGCCGCCGAACCGAAGCTTAATCTCAACGGATATTCCCACTTTATAAAAGCGCGGCATCCTCTCCTTGAAAAGGAAAAGGTTGTTCCGATAGAAATAATGCTCGGAGGAAATTTTGACACGCTCGTTATCACCGGACCGAATACTGGCGGCAAAACAGTTTCTATCAAGACCTTTGCGTTATTGGCGATGATGGCGCAGTCGGGATTTCACATTCCCGCGGACGAAGGAAGCGAATTCTGCGTTTATAAAGATATCCTTTGTGATATCGGCGATGAACAGAGCATAGAACAGTCGCTTTCGACCTTTTCATCACATATGATCAATATTATTTCAATCCTTAAGCGCTGCGGCGAAGGATCGCTTGCTCTGTTCGATGAACTCGGCGCGGGAACCGATCCTGTTGAAGGCGCGGCTCTCGCAGTTTCCATTCTCGAATATGTAAAGCGTTCCGGCGCCAAATGCCTCGCGACTACTCACTACGCCGAGCTGAAAACTTATGCTCTCGAAACCGACCGTGTCGAAAACGCGTCCTGTGAATTTGATATAAATTCTCTTAAGCCGACATACAGGCTGATTATCGGCACACCCGGACGCAGCAACGCTTTTTTGATTTCGGAGCGTCTCGGGCTCGATACCTCTATAATAAAGCACGCCGAAACGCTTATTGATACCTCAAGCCTCAGATTTGAAAAGGTAGTGGAAAAACTCGAAGCGGACAGAATTGCCATGGAGGAATCGCGCCGCATTGCCGAAAAACAGCGCGACGAAACCGGTAGAATGCATAGCGATGCCCTTGAAGAACGCGACAGGCTCATCGCCTCGGCCCAAAAGGAACTTGAACGTGCAAAAACAGAAGCTACGCGCCTTATTAAAACCGCCAAAGCGCAAAGTGACGCAATATTTATCGAGCTATCGGAATTGAAAAATAAATCCACAGATGATCTGCTTAAAGATGATCTTGACGCTAAACGCGCCGCGTTCCGAGACAGTCTAAGGGGTATTGAAAAGGAAATCGACAACCGCGACATGCCAGAACCTGACGACGATTATATACTTCCGCGTGAGCTCGTCAAAGGAGACAAAGTGCTTGTCGTTCTGGGAAACGATAAAAAGAAACATGGCGTCGTGGAAAAAGTAAACGGCGACGAAGCGTCGGTGATATGCGGCAGTATCCGCATGAAGCTGAAAACCAAAGCTCTCCGCCTCGTATCCGGCCTTGCCGCGGCAGAAAGCAACGCCGTAAAACGAAGCGCGACATCTTCTCTGCGTCCCAGCGTTAAAAGTGAGATTGATCTCAGAGGTCTTACCGGAGAGGACGCATGGTTTTCAACCGATAAATACCTTGACGACGCAATCCTTGGCGGGCTTAATTCCGTCACGCTCATTCATGGTAAAGGTACGGGAGCATTGCGAAAAGCAATGTGGGATTATTTAAAGCGCGATTCAAGAGTCGCTTCTTACCGCATGGGAGCATACGGAGAGGGAGACAGCGGCGTCACTGTCGTCGAATTCAAGAAGAAAAAATAA